A portion of the Algimonas porphyrae genome contains these proteins:
- a CDS encoding VOC family protein, whose amino-acid sequence MRRIRYILPALFAASGLFSGTHSYAQSPDTERAPVTGDAPVIMSHLSGTAFVTRDLDASIYFYTEYLNYSVRRRTKIDEPASLAVFGMAEGAIDYAALVPHSFSSETPYPGLNFAEVAVLDDGADSSNLKRRLYAGEPLFAFSVQGISLIEEKMRNDNVLFIVPLAVSATGRSMTLTVLDPNGMRVQMYEMLE is encoded by the coding sequence ATGCGTAGAATTCGATATATTCTTCCTGCGCTCTTCGCTGCTTCAGGTTTATTCTCAGGCACGCATAGTTATGCCCAGAGTCCCGACACCGAACGGGCCCCTGTAACGGGAGATGCTCCTGTGATTATGTCCCATCTCTCGGGAACAGCGTTTGTCACGCGAGACCTTGATGCAAGCATCTATTTCTACACAGAGTATCTAAATTACTCAGTCCGGCGCCGAACTAAAATTGATGAGCCCGCATCTCTGGCAGTCTTTGGAATGGCTGAAGGTGCGATCGATTATGCCGCTTTAGTCCCACATAGCTTTTCTTCTGAAACCCCGTATCCCGGATTGAATTTTGCCGAAGTCGCCGTTCTGGATGACGGGGCAGATTCGAGCAATTTAAAGCGTCGCCTCTATGCGGGCGAACCCCTCTTCGCTTTTTCTGTTCAGGGGATCTCCCTAATCGAAGAGAAAATGCGAAACGATAATGTTCTATTTATTGTGCCTCTTGCGGTCTCAGCGACAGGCCGGTCGATGACTCTAACAGTCTTGGATCCTAACGGTATGAGGGTGCAGATGTATGAGATGCTAGAATAG
- a CDS encoding alpha/beta fold hydrolase, with the protein MTCFSPISAQEHPFEGAYAVIPNQTLLRQFVETTRATIHVRSNWREERPDIPILCLPMSGDTGESFAAIMANPQSAPRWMAVDYPGTGNSSAFHDGVKDFDGKASIADYAQALWEVVDQLGFDRIHIFGHHTGCKIAVEMAAIRPYSVDRILLAATSMQPSMPRSRKRTPRPLAGDALWQKINNFLPASCSDVVRHRIFTEALRRADGAADAQQAAADYCEDYPVRLKALQSDTLLLNLGDDLVKKTPQVLPFLETANLVERLDWSHGFLDDQAEDVLSLAQSFFYDQKAESEPNDPPSGFLFQTLGARENLQSDIRISDRNIVWIETGFAFAMRPKLGGGEEIFRYLRPGSLIELQTNEWIHFLTDGSVTIVDGLAHKSQIKSSASYALRVEKAHQETLASLKAISALRVSPSADHAVAGYLMMLSDYHDCRLPGEIPILMKRSEIGNCLGLTFETVSRRLSRMRDLGVLTVSKSGVIIKKLDSVLALAGVRQSTSLPTKKSV; encoded by the coding sequence CCAATTTCTGCACAAGAGCATCCTTTCGAAGGTGCATACGCGGTTATCCCTAATCAGACACTTTTGCGACAATTCGTGGAAACGACCCGCGCCACAATCCACGTACGATCAAATTGGCGCGAGGAACGACCCGATATTCCAATTCTTTGTTTGCCAATGAGCGGAGATACCGGCGAATCATTCGCAGCGATCATGGCGAACCCACAGAGTGCGCCTCGATGGATGGCCGTGGACTACCCTGGAACTGGGAACTCTTCGGCCTTCCATGATGGCGTGAAAGACTTCGATGGGAAGGCGTCTATCGCCGATTATGCCCAAGCGCTTTGGGAAGTTGTCGACCAATTAGGCTTTGATCGAATTCATATCTTTGGTCACCATACGGGATGCAAAATCGCCGTGGAAATGGCCGCTATTCGCCCTTATTCCGTGGACCGCATTCTCTTGGCGGCAACATCAATGCAGCCCTCAATGCCGCGCTCCAGAAAGCGCACGCCACGTCCTCTGGCTGGTGACGCGCTCTGGCAGAAGATCAATAATTTTTTACCGGCAAGTTGTTCCGATGTTGTACGTCACCGTATTTTCACCGAAGCTCTACGCCGTGCAGATGGAGCGGCCGATGCTCAGCAAGCTGCAGCGGATTATTGTGAAGATTATCCTGTTCGACTGAAGGCTTTGCAAAGTGACACCCTTCTACTTAATCTCGGGGATGATCTCGTCAAAAAAACGCCTCAAGTCTTACCATTTCTGGAAACGGCCAATTTGGTCGAACGGCTAGACTGGTCACACGGGTTTCTAGACGACCAGGCTGAAGATGTTTTATCTTTGGCTCAGTCCTTTTTCTACGATCAGAAAGCCGAGAGTGAGCCCAACGACCCACCTTCGGGATTCTTGTTTCAAACCTTGGGTGCCCGGGAAAACCTCCAATCCGACATACGGATTTCGGATCGTAATATTGTCTGGATTGAAACGGGCTTTGCTTTTGCGATGCGCCCGAAACTGGGTGGGGGTGAGGAAATTTTCCGTTACTTGCGACCGGGCTCTCTAATCGAGTTACAGACAAATGAATGGATTCATTTTTTGACAGACGGTTCCGTCACAATCGTCGATGGTCTAGCTCACAAATCGCAAATCAAGAGCTCTGCTTCCTACGCTCTTCGCGTTGAAAAGGCGCATCAAGAAACGCTCGCAAGCCTCAAGGCGATATCCGCCCTGCGCGTCTCTCCTTCCGCGGATCATGCCGTTGCAGGCTATTTAATGATGTTGTCGGACTATCATGATTGTCGTCTGCCCGGAGAAATCCCAATTTTGATGAAGCGATCTGAAATCGGAAACTGTCTTGGACTGACGTTTGAAACAGTGAGCCGCCGGCTTTCCCGAATGCGCGATTTAGGTGTTTTAACGGTCTCCAAATCTGGAGTTATTATCAAGAAGCTCGATAGTGTCTTGGCTCTGGCGGGGGTAAGACAGTCTACTTCTCTGCCAACAAAAAAATCAGTCTGA
- a CDS encoding chromophore lyase CpcT/CpeT: protein MVPLALAAPYDDPFKRDLLILTDWFEGEFDNSEQVWFENFDAANIPEEDRSKRIHTTHMRLDLPQFGDHVFYVEEYIDNDPTQIIRQRFVTFESDLEANAIRMKQGFFKDTEAALGGQNLGGLTAGDVFFIDTCDVFWTREAGQFVGGMKPKACVFGEGEKRRYSVHDMTLSDNDYWRVDSTYLLKDDSFYLGNKPNRPSKMRKADRFTCDITFRPEDMSLSFQEFREQTQEVKGLSIHSEGGEFSVVRDSDGQSFTYLMREKEYPFYDERPDFIYFSVKADGANRSSVYTVNDIESRRIGVQSGGIGFNCHRDGYEFRELKSVLDQQ from the coding sequence ATGGTCCCGCTTGCCTTGGCGGCTCCCTATGATGACCCCTTCAAAAGAGATCTCTTAATTTTGACAGATTGGTTCGAAGGCGAGTTCGACAACTCTGAACAGGTCTGGTTTGAAAACTTCGACGCCGCCAATATTCCTGAAGAAGACCGTTCGAAACGCATTCACACGACGCATATGCGGCTGGATCTTCCGCAATTTGGAGACCATGTTTTTTATGTCGAGGAATATATCGACAATGACCCCACTCAGATCATTCGCCAGCGCTTCGTAACCTTCGAATCCGACTTGGAAGCAAACGCTATTCGGATGAAGCAAGGGTTTTTCAAGGATACAGAAGCTGCTCTAGGGGGGCAGAACCTTGGCGGGCTAACAGCAGGTGATGTTTTCTTTATCGACACATGTGATGTCTTTTGGACTCGAGAAGCGGGTCAGTTTGTTGGGGGCATGAAGCCGAAAGCCTGTGTCTTTGGTGAAGGCGAAAAACGCCGATACTCGGTTCATGACATGACGTTGTCAGACAATGATTATTGGCGAGTAGACAGCACGTATTTGCTCAAGGACGACAGTTTTTACCTAGGGAACAAGCCGAACCGCCCTTCAAAAATGCGCAAAGCAGACCGGTTTACTTGCGACATCACGTTTCGTCCTGAAGACATGAGTTTGAGCTTTCAGGAGTTTCGAGAGCAGACCCAAGAAGTCAAAGGCTTATCCATTCACTCAGAGGGAGGCGAGTTTTCAGTCGTCAGAGACAGTGACGGGCAGAGCTTCACCTATCTGATGCGGGAAAAAGAATATCCCTTTTATGATGAACGTCCTGACTTCATCTATTTTAGCGTGAAGGCAGACGGGGCTAATCGGTCTTCTGTCTATACCGTTAACGACATCGAGTCTCGACGCATTGGAGTCCAATCGGGAGGGATTGGATTTAATTGTCACCGTGATGGTTATGAGTTCCGCGAACTCAAATCAGTTTTAGATCAACAATGA
- a CDS encoding c-type cytochrome, whose translation MRFNFAVIRLLFVSTCTLGLGLSACGQASSEAQSQTDPEPSLADVMETIKPQSNGAQAVETPEQPSSIERLDEQMGASVQSTSVDAEAMMKRGRIVWLKCRSCHEVDPGAPHKVGPNLHGMFDQPIASREGFTYSAAFEESDIIWTDETLDAFIERPTNYIRGTKMAFAGISKESDRTAVIAYLRKATQ comes from the coding sequence ATGCGTTTCAACTTTGCCGTTATTCGACTTCTATTCGTATCTACCTGTACCTTAGGATTGGGTCTTTCCGCTTGCGGGCAAGCGTCTTCGGAGGCCCAATCCCAAACTGACCCAGAGCCGAGCCTTGCGGACGTTATGGAGACCATAAAGCCTCAGAGCAATGGCGCGCAGGCGGTTGAAACTCCCGAACAACCGAGTTCCATAGAGCGCTTGGATGAGCAGATGGGGGCGTCAGTACAATCAACATCCGTTGACGCTGAAGCCATGATGAAGCGTGGTCGAATTGTCTGGCTTAAATGTCGATCCTGTCATGAGGTCGACCCTGGGGCCCCCCATAAAGTTGGTCCCAATTTACACGGTATGTTCGATCAACCAATCGCCTCTCGTGAAGGATTTACCTACTCCGCCGCCTTTGAAGAATCCGACATTATTTGGACCGATGAGACTCTGGACGCGTTTATCGAACGACCCACAAACTATATCCGTGGGACCAAAATGGCTTTTGCGGGTATTTCCAAAGAAAGTGACCGCACTGCGGTCATTGCCTATCTGAGAAAAGCTACTCAGTAA
- a CDS encoding error-prone DNA polymerase, with translation MSYVELDITTNFTFLTGASHPAELVERAHEIGLRAIGVADRNSLSGIVRAYSAARDVGLDFRVGSRIVTGCGAEMLAYSKTRSGYAKLARLLTVGKRRAEKGDCQLEMADVLSGLSETVVILKDPVRSQNWIDDLVRAFGADFYLGVSPYYDGWDEDRFRIVAELAAIKSVPLVALGNVLMHRGNRRLLADTLTAIRLKRTVDQLGQHALLNGERRLRSELEMRQLFADYPDALLNTLRIADACTFRLDELEYQYPDEVLNGIDPDTRLRQLTEEGLRGRYPGGVPLKLRAVVEKELALVAKLGYAPYFLTVQDIVGYASGDGILCQGRGSAANSVVCFALGITHASPDLINMVFERFISDVRGEPPDIDVDFEHERREEVYQYVFGKFGRHRAAICSTVRHYRSRSALGEVGKALGLSEDSIRAFSSKIWGWRDGGLTPERAAYAGLNPEARRIALTLKLANELIGFPRHLSQHTGGLVITNGRLDELCPIENAAMEDRTIIEWDKNDIDVMGMMKIDVLSLGMLTCVRKGFELLRQWKGIDLDMSNVPQEDPATYDMICVADTLGVFQIESRAQMQFLPRMRPRTFYDLIIEVAIIRPGPIQGDMVHPYLKRRRGEEPVKYASEALRPALEKTLGIPLFQEQAMEIASIAAGFSASEADHLRRSLASSSGPGRIQIHKDRFIQGCLDNSYERDFAERVFRQLEGFSGYGFPQSHAASFALIVYVSCYLKCHHPEVFGCALLNSQPMGFYAPAQIVQDMQRHDVDVRPPCVEASFWDCTLEPDGNGKLAVRLGLRQIKGLPEEEAKWLTACRGNGYHSVDAIWRRAGLSYRALNKLAQADAFACYGLNRREALWQVKALPRGGPLPLFSEFGEGLPSGEVALAILTEAQQVYSDYVSKRLTLRTHPVELLDKQLGNRIQTQHLRDYPDGRPITVCGLVVCRQRPGTASGVVFLTLEDEAGTSNIIVWGNGVFPKFRAEVMAGRLLRVSGKFQHEGIVTNVIAEQIEDLSHLLDGMAGGTEAEPIYPAHDNADHVRSPVQTSTSIASDKAASHVPKPVTTDPLGADPKTDRSSDRKDVTAYYAHGAGRHPRSQAAKLFPSRDFR, from the coding sequence ATGAGCTATGTCGAGCTCGACATCACGACCAACTTCACCTTTCTGACGGGCGCGAGCCATCCGGCGGAGCTGGTCGAGCGCGCCCACGAGATCGGCCTGCGCGCGATCGGAGTTGCCGACCGCAACTCGCTCTCCGGCATCGTCCGGGCCTACTCGGCCGCAAGGGACGTCGGTCTCGACTTCCGCGTCGGCTCGCGGATTGTGACAGGTTGCGGGGCGGAGATGTTAGCTTACTCCAAAACCCGCTCCGGCTATGCCAAACTCGCGCGCTTGCTGACCGTCGGTAAGCGGCGGGCTGAGAAAGGCGACTGCCAGCTCGAGATGGCCGATGTCCTAAGTGGACTTTCTGAGACCGTTGTCATTCTGAAAGACCCTGTGCGGTCACAGAACTGGATCGATGATTTGGTCAGGGCCTTTGGGGCTGATTTTTATCTGGGTGTCTCGCCCTATTATGACGGCTGGGACGAGGACCGCTTCCGCATTGTCGCCGAGTTGGCGGCAATCAAGTCCGTGCCGCTCGTTGCGCTGGGCAATGTGCTGATGCACCGAGGCAATCGCCGTCTTCTGGCCGATACGCTCACCGCCATCCGGCTGAAGCGGACCGTCGATCAACTCGGCCAGCACGCGCTGCTGAACGGCGAACGCCGCCTGCGCTCCGAGCTGGAGATGCGGCAACTGTTCGCGGACTATCCCGATGCCCTGCTCAACACGCTGCGTATCGCGGACGCCTGCACCTTCCGACTGGACGAGCTGGAGTACCAATATCCGGACGAAGTGCTGAACGGCATCGATCCGGACACGCGGCTCCGCCAACTGACCGAAGAGGGGTTGCGTGGGCGCTATCCGGGCGGGGTGCCGCTCAAGTTGCGGGCCGTGGTCGAGAAGGAACTCGCGCTCGTCGCCAAGCTTGGCTACGCACCCTACTTCCTGACCGTCCAGGACATTGTCGGCTATGCCAGCGGGGACGGCATCCTCTGCCAGGGGCGGGGCTCGGCCGCCAACTCCGTGGTCTGTTTTGCGCTCGGCATCACCCATGCCAGCCCCGACCTCATCAACATGGTCTTCGAGCGGTTCATCTCTGATGTGCGCGGCGAGCCGCCCGACATCGATGTCGACTTCGAGCATGAGCGGCGCGAGGAGGTCTATCAGTATGTGTTCGGCAAGTTTGGCCGTCACCGCGCGGCGATCTGCTCGACCGTGCGCCATTACCGGTCTCGCTCGGCTTTGGGTGAAGTCGGCAAAGCGCTGGGTCTTTCAGAAGACAGTATCCGCGCCTTCTCGTCCAAGATCTGGGGGTGGCGCGACGGTGGTCTGACACCGGAGCGCGCGGCCTATGCGGGGCTGAACCCGGAGGCGCGCCGCATCGCGCTGACGCTCAAGCTTGCCAACGAGCTGATCGGCTTTCCGCGGCACCTCTCCCAGCACACGGGCGGACTCGTCATCACGAACGGCCGGCTGGACGAGCTCTGCCCCATCGAAAACGCGGCGATGGAGGACCGGACCATCATCGAATGGGACAAGAACGATATCGACGTGATGGGCATGATGAAGATCGATGTCCTCTCGCTCGGCATGCTGACCTGCGTCCGCAAGGGGTTCGAACTGCTGCGGCAATGGAAGGGCATCGATCTCGATATGTCGAACGTGCCGCAGGAGGATCCGGCCACCTACGACATGATCTGCGTGGCCGATACGCTGGGAGTTTTTCAGATCGAAAGCCGCGCGCAGATGCAGTTCCTGCCCAGGATGCGACCGCGCACCTTTTATGACCTCATCATCGAAGTCGCCATCATACGGCCCGGCCCGATCCAGGGCGATATGGTCCATCCCTATCTCAAGCGCAGACGGGGCGAAGAACCGGTGAAGTATGCGAGCGAAGCCCTCCGGCCAGCGTTGGAGAAAACGCTTGGTATTCCGCTCTTCCAGGAACAGGCCATGGAGATCGCGTCCATTGCGGCCGGCTTCTCGGCGAGCGAAGCCGACCACTTGCGCCGAAGCTTGGCCTCCTCATCGGGACCGGGACGCATCCAGATCCACAAGGATCGCTTTATCCAGGGCTGTCTCGACAATAGCTATGAGCGCGACTTCGCGGAACGGGTCTTCCGCCAGCTGGAAGGCTTCTCCGGCTACGGCTTTCCGCAGTCTCATGCCGCCAGCTTCGCGCTGATCGTATACGTGTCCTGCTATCTGAAGTGTCACCATCCGGAAGTGTTCGGCTGCGCCTTGCTCAACAGTCAGCCGATGGGGTTCTACGCGCCCGCCCAGATCGTGCAGGACATGCAGCGGCACGATGTGGACGTGCGTCCGCCCTGCGTGGAGGCGAGCTTCTGGGACTGCACGCTGGAGCCGGACGGCAATGGCAAGCTCGCCGTCCGGCTCGGTCTTCGCCAGATCAAAGGTCTGCCAGAGGAGGAAGCCAAGTGGCTCACAGCCTGCCGGGGCAATGGCTATCACTCGGTCGATGCCATTTGGCGTCGGGCGGGCCTGTCCTACCGCGCCCTTAATAAGTTGGCGCAAGCGGATGCGTTTGCCTGCTACGGCCTCAATCGCCGCGAAGCGCTCTGGCAGGTCAAGGCCCTGCCGCGCGGCGGCCCGCTGCCGCTCTTCTCGGAGTTCGGGGAAGGCCTGCCGAGCGGCGAGGTTGCGCTTGCGATCCTGACAGAAGCGCAGCAGGTCTATTCCGACTACGTCTCTAAGCGTCTGACGCTCCGGACGCATCCGGTCGAGCTGCTAGATAAACAGCTCGGCAACCGCATTCAGACCCAACATCTTCGCGACTACCCGGACGGGCGTCCCATCACAGTCTGCGGTCTCGTCGTCTGCCGTCAGCGTCCGGGCACGGCATCCGGCGTCGTCTTCCTCACTCTGGAAGACGAAGCGGGGACGTCAAATATCATTGTCTGGGGTAATGGAGTCTTCCCAAAGTTCCGGGCGGAAGTCATGGCGGGGCGACTGCTGCGCGTGTCGGGCAAGTTCCAGCACGAGGGCATCGTCACCAACGTCATCGCCGAACAGATTGAAGACTTGTCACATCTGCTGGACGGTATGGCGGGCGGCACCGAAGCCGAGCCTATCTACCCAGCGCATGACAATGCCGATCACGTCCGGTCACCGGTCCAGACATCGACTTCCATCGCGAGCGACAAAGCCGCCTCACATGTGCCGAAGCCCGTCACGACCGATCCCCTCGGTGCGGACCCGAAGACGGACCGGTCAAGCGACCGCAAAGACGTGACGGCCTACTATGCGCATGGGGCCGGCCGCCATCCGCGCAGCCAAGCGGCGAAGCTGTTTCCGAGCCGAGATTTTAGATGA